The sequence below is a genomic window from Callithrix jacchus isolate 240 chromosome 16, calJac240_pri, whole genome shotgun sequence.
gattgCCTCCACTTGTTTGGGCCCTCTTTTCCCACCTGTTCGACTTCCCACCCCCAGGATGTCAACCTCAGTCCCTCAAGGCCATAGCTGGACCCGACCggtgaagaaagaagaggaggaggaggacccgCTGGACCAGCTGATCTCCCGCTCTGGCTGTGCTGCCTCCGCTCTTGCAGTGCAGGAGTGCATGGCCCAGCACCAGGACTGGCGGCAGTGCCAGCCACAGGTGCAGGCCTTCAAGGACTGCATGAATGAACAGCAGGCGAGGCGGCAAGAGGAACTGCAGCGAAGGAAAGAAGAAGCCAGTGCGCACCACTGAGACCCCATACGAGCTATCCCCAGTAGACGGCCCTGCCAAAACCAGCACCCAGAGAGATCATAGAGGAAGAAATTCTGAATGGTGGGTGTGGGAGGTGTAAAACATGTGGATAGTTTTTGGATCTGTAGTTGAGAGCAGTGGGTTTGGACATGACTGCCACAAACAGCTGTCATATATTCAGGGTCAGATCTTACACATCCTCAACTGTCTTATTCCACCAGTATTTGCCATGAAAACAGAGAATGGGGTAAGGGATGCTCCCCCACCCCACATCTTGGGTCAGTGTACCAAGTACTGAGATGATATTAgggacatttttatttaaattaaattcataatccaatggtaaaaaaaaaaaaaatggggaggggagaaatgccaaatgtgggtgaaggggagaaagcaaacaaaacacacttccctctgtgtacctat
It includes:
- the LOC118148445 gene encoding cytochrome c oxidase assembly factor 4 homolog, mitochondrial-like, yielding MSTSVPQGHSWTRPVKKEEEEEDPLDQLISRSGCAASALAVQECMAQHQDWRQCQPQVQAFKDCMNEQQARRQEELQRRKEEASAHH